The nucleotide sequence ttattttaagtactcagtttttaaaaaagtatttcCAAAGAACATTTACAATTTCATGTGTTTGTGCACCACTACCATTCCTACATCTTCCTTTGACTTAGTATTCAGGACAGTGAGTTGCTTGGTCGTACCcaaacatacagtcggaaaaatgaaaaaatagccatgaacgaacatataaaacaccctgtattttcctgtcaccgtgtcacaaagaaaattgcccagcgcaagtacacgtaataataattattacaatgccaatttttgtgtgacacggtgacaggaaaatacagcgtgttttatatgttcgttcatgggtattctttcatttttcctactgtatacgAATTCATAATGTACTGAaatgtgattaaaaaaaattatttgcatTTAAACGAAATTCATAAAAACTACCAAATATGTTCCTGTCTTAGCAAAAAAGTTGTAGCTTATTTGAGCCATATATATTAAAGTGACTTGGATAATCTGGCAATATGTATCTAAGAATAGTTAATTATTCAAAAGCCGTAAGTTTTTTTATAACTTGATTTATAAACTGTAAACTATGAGTTGCTATTGGTACATCATTAAAATATGTTAGGTATACTAAATAAGATTTTTATTAATTCCGTACCTGAGAACAAGTTGCACACTCATCTTTATCTACTAGTACTATACTTCCAGGAATTTAACAGCAAGTaacaacaaaatttaaaaaatggttttGATGAATAGATACCAACTCAAGAAATGTGTACTGAAGCAGATATTGCCAAATAAATAAGTTTAAAATCAAATATGATGGGAAAATGAACTTTTGAAATACTTACATGTATCTTATAATGGACTCTGTCAAGAAGAGGGTTAACAAAAGCAGTGGtagtagtatggtatagttagacccaaacccagacatccaaagtgaaagttatcctccaacaccaaatcgTCGGCTTAAGATGCAAATGGCCTAACTCCACTTTTAGCTCAAATTAACATTTTAGGTTGGTTGGGTTCATAAAAATTAACCGCGTCGACTTAAATACGCCTAACAACCGAAATGTCAAAAATGCCGCGACAAAATACCAGTCGAAACTCGCCTATCTCCGGCTTGATTTTCAACAATACGCAGTTGGCCTAACTCCCAGTATGTAATGGTAATAACAGGTGAAACGTTGttgttcttaattttatgtgcaTAAAACAATATCTGAGGTAAGCATCAATAATTTTTTAATGCTTTAATTACCTTTGACGTTCAAATTATCTAGAGAATATAAATTTAGTATTTAATTTTTGTGCGTTCTTGGGTAAATCTGATGTTAAAATATCGTGTTGGAGTTAggcaattttcattttatatttacttaGTTTGGATAGGAGATAGGCCATTATAGTTTCGATGATAAaccacataggtacctacctttaatatttttttccctATAATAACATTCTGAATTTTTGCTTAGCTAGGTACATAAAAGTATACTTTCTAATTAACGCTGTATATTTCAGAATGAATCCGCAATCCCGTGCGATGAAAATGCTTTTATTGGCTAAGCAAAACATCCAGGAAAAGCCCAACAGACAAAGCGATGCCGAAAGCGATGTAACAAGAGATTTGTTAACATTTTGTGATACTTTTGATCAAGATAAGGATTTATCTACACTCTTAACTGATAGTACTAATCTAGCAAGCTCCTCAGCATCTAATCACCACTTATTAGCTGACGACAATTTAATTACTGATGATGATTTACTCACCCTAGCTGAAGAAAAAGTTGCTAACCTGAATTTTATCTCCTCAAATTTTCCTGAAGATGAAATTAACATTGAACCAGAAGATCGTCAGAATTTCGTTCCAGAATCAATTCATGGTGAAGAAGTGCCAACCTCCATTTTGGAAGAAGAAGTTATTGAAGCTTCTTCTAGTCGTTCAGATAAATCTTATGAACCCAGTGAAAATGAAACAAGTTCAAGTGAAAATGAAAATGAAGTAGTAGAAGAGCTACAAAATAACACTCCAATGCAAACCCCTTCACGGACACGCAGAAAGAGACGTCATGTAGATCAAAAGGAatggaagaaaaataaaaataagattttgaGACAAGAAGGAAAGgaatattttggaaaacaaaagcaagaagaaaaatggaattatgatattaaaaaaaaagcaaaagcTATAGGACCGAGATGCAAATGCAGTGGTAAATCAGTAATGAATAATGGGAAATCAGTAATGAAGTGCAATGAGATAACAGAAGATCAAAGAACAGAAATTTTTACAAGATTTTGGAATTTTTTGTGGAACGAAAAACAATTGTTTCTAAGAACGCTGGTTGAAAAGAAAAGTACTTCAAGAGCTAGGGATCGAAAAAAAAGAGAACGAGTAAAGAGAAACAACATCCAAGATAAGAGTGTGCAAAACAATGTTTTGCAATACTCTTTCAGTTGCACCAAGAACTGTTGCACATTGGttgattgaaaaaaataaatcacaACACACTGCAAATGATTTGGTGGATGATGACCTTAATGATACGCGTGATAATAATTCCTCCCAAATAGTTATTCCTAGAAAAGCGAAAATcgacaaacaaaaagaaaatttgtGCAATTTCTTTACAGTTCTTCCAAAACTAGAGTCACATTATTGTCGAAAGAGCACAAAGAAATTATACCTTGAAAGATCTTGGCAAACAAAAATGGAATTATACCGGTTTTATAAGAATGACTGGTGTACAAAAAACGATTCACAACCGCTATCTATTGCAGCATTTAATAACAGTTTCCACGATTTTAATTTAGCACTTTTTTCACCTAAAAAGGACGAATGTGATACGTGTGTGGGTTACAAGACTGGTAATATTGACGAAGCTACCTATCAAGAACATCAGAAGAAAAAGGAGGAGGCACGAAAGGAAAAAGAGGTtgacaaaacaaaagaagatgtaAAAGTTTTTTCAATGGATTTGCAATCAGTTCTACTGAGTCCAAAATCTAATGTCAGCGCTctatattataaaacaaaattaatagtCCATAATTTTACAATTATGGACATTAAATCCTTGGATGGATATTGTTTCCTCTGGCATGAGGGTCATGCTGGACTAACTGCCAACACATTTGCTACCATCATTTACAAGTTTTTAGAGACTAATATTATACCCCAAAAAAACTCTACTAGTAAAGTCATTTTGTACAGTGATGGTTGCACTTGACAAAACAGAAATGCAATTCTTGCCAATGCACTTTTCAACTTTGCACAAAAGCATGGGATTACAATTGagcaaaaatttttagaaaaaggGCATACGCAAATGGAGTGCGATTCAATGCACTCCACAATCGAGCGAAAACTAAAAAACCGAGTCATAAATGTCCCAGCAGACCATGTCAATATTTGTCAAACTGCTCGTATAAATCCGAAACCCTACGTGGTGGAGTACTTGGATCATACATATTTCAAAAACTTTCAAGAAGTTCAATACATTAGTTCCATCCGTCCTGGTAGATCGTCAGGTGATCCTACTGTAACAAACATTAGAGCACTTCAGTAGAACACGGAATTCTCTTTAAAATCAGGCATACAGAAGAATGGATGCCTTTGCCTTACAGAATCacgaaaaaagataaaaaaatctgGAATTTAGAAGAGTTGCCGTTAATGTATCCGACTACCAATTAAATcggaaaaatttcaacacttaaTGGACCTTAAATCGTCAATTCCTAAggactttcattttttttatgatAACTTACCACATTTGTAAAATGCCTCTTTCTTTTTGTCTTTTGTCTTGTGTTGccgtctttaaattttttttatacttaagttGCACAATTAATTAGATTATTGCCTATCTCCTGATGCCAACCCATGCTCAGGGAACGCATATTACCTAACTCCCAATTTTTCAAGAATAAAGCCTATTTTTGACAAGAGCAAGTATTTTCTATGTTGTAgcattaaacaaaataaaatattttggaaacttaccttgttttattattattttttaattctgaCAAGTTTTTGCATCTCctgaataatttaaatttttggagTTAGGCCATTTGCATCTTAAGCCGAcgaaattgttctatatggtccacataatgttcagaaaaaagtcacaccattttgagcgtcgggtttgggggcgagaggggggagaaatctgcaaattcgtagttttttacgtttttcgtcaatatttctaaaactaaccatatagaacaatttggtgttggaggataactttcactttggatgtctgggtttttggtatagttatatcataaatattgcccaaaaaatataaaaagtatcgaaaacctcgacttttcaccctccgtaactctggaaccgttgattttatagcaattatgtatagaacattttttgttttaaatttcatgtagaacatttttgtatataacattgtttacgctaaagcatagttttagaaatattgacgaaaaacgtaaaaaaactactaatttaccggcttcgctctttttactgaacaatatgtggaccatatagaacattttggtgttgaaggaaaacttttactttggatgtttgggttaggcctttttttggaccagttatactatactacctccgtaactttggaaccgttcattttagaagggttatgcatagggccttttttatttcaaatttaatgtagaacaattttgtatagagggttgttcatgctaaaccgcatagttttagaaatattggcgaaaaactatgaatttaccgatttctcccccctctccccccccaaacccgacgctcaaaatggtgtgacttttttctgaagattatgtagaccatatagaacaatttggtgttgaaggataactttcactttggatgtctgggttatgccatcttttggatcaactatactatactatagagaattataaaattaaaacacATTACGTCTCCAAAAATTTTCCATCTGATAAAATTGGAGATGATATATTTGTTATTGCAcatattattgtaaatatatcaTCAACTAATGGAACATAAGCCCAACTTAACTTTCCactaagaattttaaaaatctttaatctttgattaatcCGTTCAATGTGAACTCGAGCTGATGCAATTTTGGCATTTAAGATAGCTTCCTCAGTGGTTAATTgggatttttttcttaaaaacggAGGTCTAAttaattgtatattatataatctACAACTATCATCAATAAGAAAACCTTTATCTACCATAACTGCATCTCTGCTAGAATCTAATAAAGCAATCACATTGCTCTCTTCAAATATCACTTTATCTGATGCTCTTCCTCCATATGCTTTACTGACATAAGTTATTAACCCACCAGGTGAAACGCCAGTCATAAACTTAATTGTTAAATGAGATTTATATTGTGAATAAAATCGTATTCGGCAACACAAACACTTTGGAGTCTGTACATAAATTTCAGTACAGTCTAAAATTAGCCTAACATTTTGAAAATCTGCAAAACAAACTGTCATGTTTTCAAGAACTTCCTCTTTGGTGGGAAAATGCACCAAAGGTTTTAAAATGTGGCTTAAGATAGGTATTAATtcataaatatatgtttttacTAAGTCAGGTGTTATGCCAAACATAGAACCCAAAGTGACATAGTCAAATTTAACTTAAACTTTGTAAGAACTAACATTATCCGCTGTCGAATGTTTAACCTATGAACTCCTTTGTCTTTAATATAGTTTTCAGTCATACTTACTATACAATTAAAAATAGCAAAGTTATTTACACCAGTATAGTTTTTTAATTGAGTGTCACTATCAATTATTTCACTCAATGTAAGCACTTTTGGAGTGTTCACTTGCACAGCTGCATTTTTCGATGAAAGAGTGCTATTCTCAACTTTTGGAATATCCGCTTGCACAGCTACATCTTTCGATGAAAGAATGCTATTCTGAACAATGTTTTCAGTATTTCTTAAACTCATTAAGATCTCTGCTACCTCTTGATCATCTTCATCCTCAACATCTTCACAAGCAATTAAACTTGGGAGTAACAGTTGTGGTCAATGTTTGTTTAGCATCTGCCCTTAAATATCTAGAGGATGGTCCTGGCTCTGTATTATGTGCCTCTAATGGAAGATTCTGACTAGGTACTGCTTGACACTTCAAAGTCCTGCGTTGTACTCTTtctaaaatcagaaaaaaattactGGACAATTACATTAATTTTAGAAAACATACCTTTTTGAAGAAAATCAGATGCTTCAAAGTGCAAAGAGCAGACTCTCATATAGTGTAACACTTTCTTCTCAATTTTGAGCC is from Diabrotica virgifera virgifera chromosome 9, PGI_DIABVI_V3a and encodes:
- the LOC126891533 gene encoding uncharacterized protein LOC126891533, with the translated sequence MTVCFADFQNVRLILDCTEIYVQTPKCLCCRIRFYSQYKSHLTIKFMTGVSPGGLITYVSKAYGGRASDKVIFEESNVIALLDSSRDAVMVDKGFLIDDSCRLYNIQLIRPPFLRKKSQLTTEEAILNAKIASARVHIERINQRLKIFKILSGKLSWAYVPLVDDIFTIICAITNISSPILSDGKFLET